DNA sequence from the Xenopus tropicalis strain Nigerian chromosome 4, UCB_Xtro_10.0, whole genome shotgun sequence genome:
tctatctgtctgtctgtctgtctgtctgtctagctatctatctatctatctatcatctatcatctatctgtctgtctgtctgtctgtctgtctgtctatctatctatctatctatctatctatctatctatcatctatctatctatctatctgtctgtctgtctgtctgtctatctatctatctatcatctatctatctgtctgtctgtctgtctgtctgtctatctatctatctatctatcatctatctatctatctgtctgtctatctattatctatctatctatctatctatctatgtgtctgtctgtctatctatctatcatctatctatctgtctgtctatctgtctgtctgtctatctatctatctgtctgtctatctatctatctatctatctatctatctatctatctatctatctgtctatctatcatctatctgtctgtctatctatctttctattatctatgtctgtctgtctgtctatctgtctattgtctatctatctatctatctatctatctatctcttcattaactatctatctatctcttcaTAAACTATCTGTCTAGTATCTAGCTATGTCTCCattaaatatctatatatctagcTATCTCTTCATTAACTATCAatctattttctatctatctatcatctatctatctatctattatttatttatctatttcttTATTAactatctatttgtctattttctatctatctttGTATACCATTGACTAAGACAGAATAGTAGAATTGGTGAAATAGTTTAAATGCGTGGGATACAATTATGCCAGAGTGtgacagcattattattattattattattaataacatacaTGGTACAGAATGGTGTGAATAAATAGTGATAGTGATCTTAGAATATGAGGCAtggaatgatgtgaatgtgtgggaGAGAATGAAGGAAACAAGTGGGATAGACTGAGTAGATGTATGGGAAAGAAGGATAACAATGAATGAGATGAGTTAGagtcccagcactgaacaagtctgcccttatccccatgtctgattcctgtgccatataatgaggggaaaatgccatcattatctctatatgtaaggtaccagcaaggggcctgacacagtgctgggaatcagcattctaaTTGGGCAGTTCTTCTGCATTTACAATGtgtatcagtagaattctcattggtgaattttcttgcatctataattatgttttttggcaacttctatagcaaaactagggggcgcagtgggacagtgggtttacatcccctttaatcagtGGATGAAAGCTTCAGGGTAGATGCTCTATATCATTAACTGACCTCCTGTGTTTGGCAGTGGAATGTGGAGGCACCTACACCACCCCATTAAGGAACATCACATCTCCAAATTACCCAAAAGACTATCCACCTTCCAAAGTCTGCCTGTACCTCATATCTGCTCCCCCATCCTACACGGTGAGTCCATATACAGTACTGGAGCATTTATAATGGGCTTGGGTTTAGGAATTCTGCTGGGCATGGTGGGGCTATTGGGCTCTAGGGCTGAAATCCTGGTTACCTAGGCAAGAAGAAGAAGTAGATAGATCCATATATTGTTAGGTACGTAATGTTGTGTTAGTGAACTGCGCCATTCAATTAGTCTTCTTCTATCAACCCAGTTAGTCCCAGACCAATAACACATTAGGTTGCACCAGGAGAACCTTGTTAGGTTGAGTGAGCATCTAGCAGAAGACAAGCCCCCTGCCCACCATAGAAACATCTTTTTGCTTCCAGATCTCTCTGAGAGTAGTCACCATGGACATCGAGAAAAGCCGCCAGTGCCGCCGGGATTACCTGGAGATCTACAACGGAGACTCTACCTCTGCTCCACTCTTGGGGAGATTCTGCGGCTCCCTAATGATGTGCTCGCCGAGGAGCAATGGGAACAGCATGCTTCTGAGATTCGTCACGAATGGGGACACGCAAGGCAAAGGCTTCCTGCTGAGATACAGCTGGGGTAAGAATTCTGGCACAAACACACAGGGGTCAGCGACCCTAGGGTCAGCGTCAGAAATCATGGAGTAAATAGTAGGCCTAGTGACCACGCCCAGTGATGGCTGGAATAACACACCCTAATCAAGAATGGTACCACCCAATGGGCCCCTGTGAACCCTTAGACAGGGGTTGGGGCAAAAATATTGCTCAGTCCCTAAAAATCACCACCCCCTGGtaacatgtataatatataaattataactcTGTGTTTTTCTGATTTGCAGTTGCACCGAGAAGTGTCCTACCCTGAGTGCTGCCATCTGGGACAGAGAGAAACATAATGCTTAATATATACCTGTGTGCCTAATGAACATAAGGGCCACTAGGTGTCACTACAGCTCTGCTTGCTCTTGGGTCTCCTGTTGTTCTACCCTTTCCTTGCACTGATAAGCTCCTTCTCTTTTGAGCTAACACTGAAGGCTTTTTCTTAATTCCTTTTTGGGATTTATGTTTTAGAAATGGGGGTGCCTTTGCCtgagtgggtgctgccatattgtttcctctGCTGTAAGCAAATTAATTATCCTTCATTAACGCCAGTGGAACAAATATGTTTGATCCAGATAAAACTAAATATGGCAGAATTTTGCCTTTATATAACAAAGTAATTCCTCAACAGTATCTTTTATGGTTGGAATAACCCTTTTTACCGAgcaacaataataaatacaattaaatatatttaatagttGTTTAGTGTGACTACTGAAATAGGGTGCTTTGGGTGCTTAGATACTGGGAGGGGTGGGAATAAGTGGGGCTCAGGAAAAGGCACTCTGGGTGTACACGTGTGACACATGTTGACTTGCATTTATAGGTTTGTTACTATGTTTGAAGGTTCTGGGTCTTCTGTATGAACTGGGGGAATACATCTCATGTTACTCCCATGTCTGTCTGATTCCCTCCAAGAATGAGGTTTCAACACTTTGCTGCAAAGGTGAATGTGAGCTGTAGCAGGGTTTAGATACTGGGATTAGATGAGAATAGCACCCCACTGTGGACAACTGGCCCCATTGCAAGTCTGGCCCCCATGCAGTTATCATAGATGTTGCGCCACCAAGATCTGCACTTGTTGCAGTTCCAACAGTCAGGGATTGTAGATCCAAGAGACAGAAAAACATGATTTGAGGTTGTGAAAGGGCAAATGGGTGGGAATTGGGTGGATTATGGGTGGGGTCATGACTTGGGTGGATCAAGGGAACAGTCATGCACTTTTAGGGTTGCTGTATAATACCGGCCTTTGGGTAGGGGGCAAGTGATGATGTCACCTTGGGGAGCGGAGTGATGATGTCACCTTGGGGAGCGAGGTGATGATGTCACCTTGGGGAGCGGGGTGATGATGTCACCTTGGGGAGCGGGGTGATGATGTCACCTTGGGGAGCGAAGTGATGATGTCACCTTGGGGAGCGAGGTGATGATGTCACCTTGGGAAGCGGGATGATGATGTCACCTTGGGGAGCGGGGTGATGATGTCACCTTGGGGAGCGGGGTGATGATGTCACCTTGGGGAGCGAAGTGATGATGTCACCTTGGGGAGCGAGGTGATGATGTCACCTTGGGGAGCAGGGTGATGATGTCACCTTGGGGAGCGAGGTGATGATGTCACCTTGGGAAGCGGGGTGATGATGTCACCTTGGGGAGCGGGGTGATGATGTCACCTTGGGGAGCGGGGTGATGATGTCACCTTGGGGAGCGGGGTGATGATGTCCCCTTGGGGAGCGAAGTGATGATGTCACCTTGGGGAGCGGGGTGATGATGTCAAGGGATGGGAAAAGAGCAAGTGAGGCCAAAAAATGGGCAGGTGGTTTGTAATTGGCAGTTGGGGCAGAAATGGGGATTCTGGAAGGAAAATTGTTGGGCAGGGGCAAGCCTGTGCTTATAAGAAGTAATCAAGCTGCGGAGGTGAGAGGGAGTCacagggggttatataataaaggcactaagtttgccatggagcagtaacccatagcaaccaatcagcaggcagaatgtactggttacctgtttaaaagcaaacatggttgctatgggttaacaccttttactacatatgggggtctgggtattacaatttttttatcaAAGTGATAAATACCCACATCAATGCCCCTGTGTAGTAAAGTCGGGCAGTTGCCCTGCAGACCAATCGCTCTTCATTTGAGATTTGTCACAACATCAAACCAAAATACACCAAGGGAATGTGTATTAGACATTTATTCACTGTATAGTTCAACCTGACCAATGGCAGTGTGACAACTCAACACCACtaacaaacaacccccccccccaggtatcaCAATGGACTCTGTACATTATTTACAAGTatatacagggccggatttcataACCGGCCGCTCCGAGGCCACCCCCGGTCGCGCGCCCCCCctccgagtgcgcatgcgtgtgTGCGCCCGTCACAAGcgggagtgcgcatgcgcgaacggggggttgcgcatgcgcgaacagcagGGGGGCGGGGGGATGCAAGCAGGCATGCGCCGTAAGCCAAAcacattttttaccattttggagcggcggggcggcatgctgcccccaggtttctgccaccctaggcccgggcctttgtggcctctccacaaatccgggcctgagtatatatatatatatttatatagaacgGAAATGTTTTCTGTATCCATTTCAGTTGGACTCCATGTTGAAGATCATCAAACTGGAATTAAATGAAGAGAGAATGTATTAGTCTTACTACAATAATATAGTATTATCtaaggtttaaaggggaacttcaacaaaaaaaatacatttttaattataaaagaaaattGAATTCTCAGGAACTTCCCAATATGCATTTGTTTCTCATTTACTTGTCATGTAATTGCAATTGGAAGCTGTATTTATTTGGTTGCTTGGGTTCTTtgcactggtggttctgactcaTGGAACAAAGTAGGAGAAGGCGGCTGCCTTGGAGGACAAACGACTGTTACATTGTCTCGGGGGAACGGAAAGGGATaaacacagggttggactggggtgtgcagggcccttCCTTGAAACTATCTATTGTATCTATTGCTTCAGAGAGACAATTCCACCCCACCACACCCTTCCCCCAGGGCCATGCCCAATAGGGCTTATTATCATGTAAGTAACGGATACTCACGGAATGTGTATGAAGCTTGAAAACCCTGGAACTGGTTGGAATAGTCACTGCTGAAATGTAGAAGCATGGAATTCCCCCTTGTGATGACTTTAGAGAAGGACATTGTGCCACAGTAGGTGCCCATGAGTGGGGAGTTGGTAGAAACGCCATCATACACCTGAAGGTAATCGTATCGGCAGTACGGGGCGCTCTCCAGGGTAAAGGAATACATGATCAGCGAGACCTAAGGGCAAAGCAAAGACACGTTATGGTAGGGGATAATGTGGTTATAGCCCCCATAAAGTATATACTGTTATCAGGCCACCCCTACAGGTAAGGGCCATGGGGTAAATACTTACCCTTTTGTAAGGAGGAGGTGCCGTAATGACATATGAGCAGTCCATGTTTGGAGGATAAGAGTTGGGGTATCCCGGAGAGGTAATGTTTCTGGATGGGGTGAAATAGGTGCCTCCGCATTGTACTGGGTCAGATTAAAGAAAAGCTGTCATTAGCAGATACTGGATAGGAATGACTGGTTACATTACTGGGTTGTTCCTCCAATAGCCCCAATAGCACTTCTATTGTTTTATACCTCCCATAGCCATCCCATTGTGTTATAATACCCACCAGTCTAAATAGGGGGGTGGTTTTGTGACCCAGGGAAACAGTGTGATGTACCTGGAGGAATGGACAAGATAAATGAGCAGACCCTATACAATAGTAAGCAGGGCCCTTCCCCCAGGGGGCTTTAGTTTTTAGTTAATTGCTCAAATGCCCCCTGTTAACTAGATTAAATAGGGCCCCAATAAAAAACAACCCAGTCCATCCTAGCCACACCCCAATACACCCAGAACATGTCCACGATCCTCCCAAACCTCATTTCCCTGCAACCGCTTAGAACTTTCCCGTCTCTGGTCTCTTTGACGGTGACCTTGATCATAAATAGCCTAATAAGAACAAAAATGGAATTGTTCCACAACAAGCTCAGTTCCCTTAGTTTTCCTCCTACAGAAAGTTATCACAAAGCTATGCCACCAtttatattcccctgtactaaacgcagtccagcaggaacagtcccctaagttttcTAAAAGCCTTTACAGGGAGATACCAATAAACTATGCCTACATACGTATGCCCCAGGCATATATTAGAGTTTGATGGCTTTTAAAGAACATGGTTACCAATATCACAAcaaaactacattttaaacccAGTTACAATGATCTACCTGATGTGTAGGAGGCCTTAAATCCAGTCCCAGCAATGGCCCCATCAGTAACAAACTCTACCAGCATCAGGTTGGTGGAAGAGATTAAGGGTGGGATCTGCCCTGTTCCACATATTTTCCCAAGCATGACCGGAGAAGATCTGCTAGACCCATCATAGATCGTAATGTAATCAGAGATGCAGTTGTTAGAAGACTGGACATCAAATGCATTAAATGTCATGGACACCTGGAAAGGAAGAAGAAGTTCAGTCAGTTACAAATGTATGATATATTTAGAATCTTGGAAAGGAATAAAAAAGGATTTACTTGGCCTGATGGAACCCTGATCAGGAACACACAGTCGGCATTACTTGGGTATGAACCTGGGTAATTGGCTGAAGTCACGGTTCCAGATGCATTAGTAAATAACTTGCTGCAAACATCTGGAAATGAAAGAGAGACAATGAGAATGGGTAATGATTACAGAATGACTTGTTATTAAATGGTTATTAAATGATTTCCAGGGGAGACACCAATCTTATCACAGAGGTGCATCACAAAGGAAATTCTAGGAAAGAACTTATTATGGACTTCCTTCTTGACTTCGATTCTTCAAATTCAGAGTTTCCTAAGCCTTTCTCTTGGGCAAAGGAATTTCAGAGTAATAAAAAGGGCCATGGGGACCCATTCCTACCTTAATTCCTATGGTCTTAAGTATAAAGGAGACTAGGAGACTGGTTAGACGCTAGAACAAGTAGCAGCGACCTGATGCCCATAGGCAGAGCATGTGACCTTCCAAATGATGGCCAAGATCATCACATTGAATATTGGACATATCATACACCATGTGGTCCAATTACATTAACATGATGGTATCTTGGTGGAAGCTAGGAGCCAGTTCTAACTGGACAGCCTTGGTCAAGAGCATAGCAAAACCTATCTATCTACTGGTTGtcgagggtgggggggggggggctgcatagTCCAAGACCATCTTTAAGTTCATCCGACCCTGTTATAAATGATAATAAGATCCTTACCACACTGATACAGCCTGTTTATCTTCGAAACATCCAGGGTGCTCAGTCCATATCTCTGTCCAATGGGAACATTAGCATTAGGTATGGGCACAATGGTGTTCTTtccagtagtgttactgtagctaTAGCTGATATAAAACAGAGTGAACATGTGGGGGTTAGACCATGGCAACTGCAAGGAACACTCTATAGTCAATACATGAAATAAAAGTACCCTGGGTAATGCATTACAGAGCTGTAGTCATACTCCAGGCCCAGGTTGTCCGTGTCCTTCTTGTCAAAGAAGGCAATATTATCTGCGGAGAAATAGAAGTGATGGTTTGAAACAGGCCTAGAATTGGTgccacgtatatatatatatatatttcctattttACCTAGCTATACTACTACTGTACCCACATGTATAAATAGGGTGCCTGTCAGTAATCATGAGGCCCATGTACCAAGTTAGGAGGTCCGTATTATTGGCCTACTGCTCACAATGAACCCCAAGGCAACAtggagcagtgtcggactggcccaccaggataccaggaaaactcccggtgggcccaggtgtcagtgggccctcctgcccctgaTCATTCAGCtggcttcatggtcattccctacttctgaatggaaagaaagaggagaaatagatggaaggatagatgctagcgtgtaaataaaatagacgaggttgggtgaggaaaggaggaaaaactggagtgtgggcctagggtctaaggttttctggtgggcccctggggtcccagtctgacactgacatGGAGAATGGGGCATGTCCCATGCTTGGATGATCACGCCACAGATGCACCTTTACCATAATTCTAAAAGCCCAACCTACTCCACTGCAACAACCACCCACTTCATGGCCTGGATCTCTTGATTGGAGTACGCCCTATACTCTCCTTATGGTGGCCCCAAAATTATGTAACACTCTGTGTAGATAATTAGCCACCCATTTATTATACCAAGGAGTTTATACTATCACTAATATGGTTAATTGTCGGGAGTATTTAATGGTTAGCGTTCTAGAAGGGATTATCAGGTTGAGGCCATACCTGGTGAGATGTACTGGTAATTTATATGCACATAGTTATCCCGGTCGCTCCTGCTGTGCTCATGTACAAAGCCCAGGACATGGTTGAGTTCGTGCTGGATCACTCCATAGTAAATACAGCCGCCTTTGCCGAGGGAAACCTGCTGAGCTCCACCATTTACCCCAATGTACGACCAACAACTGCAAGTCACAAACCACAGTGCCATGAAGATCCTTCTCTAGCATTTCCTATTACATGCAGAATTAATAACATTATTAGGCAAAAGCCGACCTACCCATCCAGAGGCTGAATGGCAATGTAGTCATCTTCATCTGTCTGAGGGATAAACTGAACGCAAGTTAAAGTGGCAAATTCCTGCATGGCAGCCATAATCAAGGAGGCCTCATTCTGACCTAGGAGAGAAGGCATTGGCACATAAATATGGATTATTGGGCGCTATGGGCTGATATGAATCATTGGCACCGGCACTGGCACAGCAGGGCACTCACTGTAATCAGAAGAGATGGTGTAGGGCACATTCACAATCCCATTGCTGTCTTTGGGCCACAGACACTCCTTGCAGTTAATGGCACTGCGACTGAATTTGTGGGCAATGTCCCCCTGAACGTGGAAATTTCTTTTGCCTGGAAGGAGTACAGTAATTGATATCTTTCTGAATAACCTGCcataaaaactgcattttatttttacaaaaacaaGGGAACTCAAGGGAGCTCATCAGCAAATGTAGGGTGGTCTTTACCTTTATTGGCTCTTAGAATTCTGCCGAAAACGTCATCATCATTATCTGGCACCTCAGTGTCTGTAAGGAAATAAAATTATAAGGCTGGGTTGCTCATAATAAGGTTGAAGAATATAAAGCTTCTAGAAAATATGTAGCTGGAATGGTCAATATTGAAAGGAAAATAAAGTTGGTGGAATAATAAACAATAACGGACATTTGAACTTTTAAAAATAAGGCCCTTCATGTTGATGTTCTACAGCCCTGATTcttagccttcaggctgggcccccttagcccataacaaggttacagatatatagaaacattggggtaacagtcaccctgctatagttccaggggtacccagggcacaaataggcactcaccccaaatccccccctaactggccttcaggctgggcccccttagcccataacaaggttacagatatatagaaacattggggtaacagtcaccctgctatagttccaggggtacccagggcacaaataagcactcaccccaaatctccccctaactggccttcaggctgggcccccttagcccataacaaggttacagatatatagaaacattggggtaacagtcaccctgctatagttccaggggtacccagggcacaaataagcactcaccccaaatccccccctaactggccttcaggctgggcccccttagctcataacaaggttacagatatatagaaacattggggtaacagtcaccctgctatagttccaggggtacccagggcacaaataagcactcaccccaaatccccccctaactggccttcaggctgggcccccttagcccataacaaggttacagatatatagaaacattggggtaacagtcaccctgctatagttccaggggtacccagggcacaaataagcactcaccccaaatcccccctaactggccttcaggccgggcccccttagcccataacaaggttacagatatatagaaacattggggtaacagtcaccctgctgtacAATACAGAGGTATAAGGAGGTGACAAGCAGACCAGGGTGTTAGTTAAAACGTCCCATATGCCACTTGCCTTAAGACTGAGACacctgattggttactgtgcatTACTATATAATAAGAAATTGCAGGAGGCACTTACCATTCTGTTCAACGTGTGGGAAGACAATCTGGGGTAATatagagggagaaaaaaaatctattaattcTTGCA
Encoded proteins:
- the astl2c gene encoding uncharacterized protein LOC594901 precursor; protein product: MSSTISFILLFGLFVCATSFPIQIVFPHVEQNDTEVPDNDDDVFGRILRANKGKRNFHVQGDIAHKFSRSAINCKECLWPKDSNGIVNVPYTISSDYSQNEASLIMAAMQEFATLTCVQFIPQTDEDDYIAIQPLDGCWSYIGVNGGAQQVSLGKGGCIYYGVIQHELNHVLGFVHEHSRSDRDNYVHINYQYISPDNIAFFDKKDTDNLGLEYDYSSVMHYPGYSYSNTTGKNTIVPIPNANVPIGQRYGLSTLDVSKINRLYQCDVCSKLFTNASGTVTSANYPGSYPSNADCVFLIRVPSGQVSMTFNAFDVQSSNNCISDYITIYDGSSRSSPVMLGKICGTGQIPPLISSTNLMLVEFVTDGAIAGTGFKASYTSVQCGGTYFTPSRNITSPGYPNSYPPNMDCSYVITAPPPYKRVSLIMYSFTLESAPYCRYDYLQVYDGVSTNSPLMGTYCGTMSFSKVITRGNSMLLHFSSDYSNQFQGFQASYTFL